The Chroicocephalus ridibundus chromosome 2, bChrRid1.1, whole genome shotgun sequence genome includes a region encoding these proteins:
- the C2H8orf82 gene encoding UPF0598 protein C8orf82 homolog, which yields MRLPPSLRFRLGSGTLGAAGAGPGAVPEAGAVAGARYRQGQSPTPRTREYFYYIDHQGQLFLDDTKVKNFITCFKDVAFLAFFFKRLEPNRSGRYEAEFPFLSPCGRERNFLRCEDRPIVFTQILPDSGHHGWLLSYCGGGERLAVPFQPENLMMSPENGRLYHPAPAKTGGVGLVRSALASEWSPGFQFGRGPEQPPTHFFWEGRRYRLTEELLPLLRGGGEGEEPAGPVTPPQG from the exons ATGCGGCTGCCGCCTTCGCTGCGGTTCCGCCTGGGCTCCGGGAcgctgggggcggcgggagccgggcccGGTGCCGTTCCCGAGGCCGGTGCCGTTGCCGGTGCCCGGTACCGGCAGGGGCAGAGCCCGACGCCCCGCACCCGCGAGTATTTTTACTACATCGACCACCAGGGACAG CTTTTCCTGGACGACACCAAAGTCAAGAATTTCATCACCTGCTTCAAAG ACGTCGCTTTCCTGGCTTTCTTCTTCAAACGCTTGGAGCCGAACCGGAGCGGGCGTTACGAAGCGGAATTCCCTTTCCTCTCGCCCTGCGGCCGGGAACGGAATTTCTTGCGGTGCGAAGATCGTCCCATCGTTTTTACTCAAATCCTGCCGGATTCCGGACACCACGGATGGCTCCTTTCCTACTGCGGTGGCGGCGAACGTTTGGCCGTCCCGTTCCAACCGGAAAATTTAATGATGTCGCCGGAAAACGGGCGGCTTTATCACCCGGCGCCGGCTAAAACGGGAGGCGTGGGGTTGGTGCGTTCGGCGTTGGCGTCGGAATGGAGTCCCGGCTTCCAATTCGGCCGAGGGCCGGAACAGCCCCCCACTCATTTTTTTTGGGAAGGGCGACGTTATCGGCTCACCGAGGAATTGCTGCCGTTGCTGCGGGgcggaggagagggggaagagccGGCTGGTCCCGTCACCCCCCCGCAGGGATGa